A stretch of Candidatus Saganbacteria bacterium DNA encodes these proteins:
- a CDS encoding glycosyltransferase: MDRSLSLSVIMPVYNEVYTIEKCIERVLAVRSSHISEIELIVVDDGSTDGTKEILHKYKERYPHQIVFVEHGKNKGKGSAVRTALESAKNDVCIIQDADLEYNPEDFDKLVVPFIKENADAVFGSRFIIRDYARVLYYRHALMNRFLTFLTNLITDLNYTDMETCYKAVRTGLLKSIPLRSNGFDLEPEISIKLAKRGAHIFEVPISYSGRTRQEGKKIGWKDGVMAFITLLKYLLIDDIYKDDEYGSHILTSLTHAPKFSQWMADTIKPFVGKRVLEIGAGIGNMTGYFIPKKKYVVSDLNENYLKYMRNNCKNKPYLEVKKVDLTLQQDFDWCKEQFDTVICLNVLEHISDDVAALKNICTALNGDGRAIILVPQNQSLYSSLDAVVGHVKRYSTEQLRQSMIASGFEVEQMITDFNKIGVLSWVLNGKLMRRKHFSRVQLKILNSLTWLFRIINPLLPWNGLSLICVGKKAGSTET; encoded by the coding sequence GTGGATAGATCTTTGTCGCTGTCTGTGATTATGCCTGTTTATAACGAAGTATATACAATCGAAAAATGCATCGAGAGAGTTTTGGCTGTTCGTAGCTCCCATATTTCGGAAATCGAACTTATCGTGGTTGATGATGGATCTACTGATGGGACAAAAGAAATATTGCATAAATATAAGGAAAGATATCCTCATCAGATAGTTTTTGTTGAGCATGGAAAAAATAAAGGTAAGGGTTCGGCCGTTAGAACAGCTTTAGAAAGCGCAAAAAACGATGTATGCATCATTCAGGATGCGGACTTGGAATATAATCCGGAAGATTTTGATAAATTAGTTGTACCCTTTATAAAAGAGAATGCAGATGCGGTTTTTGGATCGCGGTTTATTATTAGAGATTATGCCAGAGTGCTCTATTATCGCCATGCGCTAATGAATCGCTTTCTTACATTCTTAACAAATTTGATAACAGATCTGAATTATACAGACATGGAAACTTGTTATAAGGCGGTTCGGACTGGGTTGCTTAAATCGATCCCTTTGCGTTCGAACGGATTTGATCTTGAACCAGAAATTTCCATCAAACTTGCAAAAAGAGGGGCCCATATATTTGAGGTTCCAATAAGTTATTCGGGAAGAACCAGGCAAGAAGGGAAAAAAATTGGATGGAAGGACGGAGTCATGGCCTTTATAACTTTATTGAAATATTTATTGATCGATGATATTTATAAAGATGATGAATATGGGTCGCATATTTTGACAAGTTTGACGCACGCGCCAAAATTTTCACAATGGATGGCGGATACTATTAAGCCATTTGTCGGAAAAAGAGTTCTGGAAATTGGAGCTGGTATTGGCAATATGACCGGATATTTTATCCCTAAAAAAAAATATGTGGTAAGCGATCTTAATGAGAATTATCTGAAATATATGCGAAATAATTGCAAAAACAAACCGTATCTTGAAGTCAAGAAAGTGGATTTGACGTTACAGCAAGATTTTGATTGGTGTAAAGAACAGTTTGACACAGTCATTTGCTTGAATGTTCTAGAGCATATTTCTGACGATGTTGCAGCATTAAAAAACATTTGCACGGCTTTGAATGGAGATGGCAGGGCTATAATTTTGGTGCCTCAGAATCAATCATTATATTCATCTCTTGATGCGGTGGTTGGGCATGTCAAGCGATATTCAACAGAACAATTGCGCCAGAGCATGATTGCCTCTGGATTTGAAGTTGAACAAATGATCACTGATTTTAACAAAATAGGCGTACTAAGCTGGGTTTTAAACGGCAAGCTTATGCGCCGCAAGCATTTCTCGCGCGTACAGCTTAAAATATTGAATAGCTTGACTTGGTTGTTCCGGATAATTAATCCTCTCCTTCCATGGAATGGACTTTCATTGATATGTGTTGGAAAGAAGGCAGGATCAACAGAAACATGA